Proteins from a genomic interval of Daphnia pulex isolate KAP4 chromosome 4, ASM2113471v1:
- the LOC124193071 gene encoding homeobox protein Nkx-2.4-like, producing MSVSPKYRTNFSVTDILSPLDETVALPPRPLKPYSIGEDSQNSDLQQLQQPNGTGTESYLLLNSISNLTDGSNNNKSMSVPVSTPFGVHQLGMHSSHPPPPPPHSGGGHIPATTSAFTTTSGSQYTNGASEFSASAYGVSGDVRAPTAPWYSTSSGDPRFATDYTLSTVSRLMSSTAPSVNMNMAGMNMTGMNMTGMNMNMSMSGISAACGMTSEPKQCGVQFPLHAQRRKRRVLFTQAQVYELERRFKQQKYLSAPEREHLAGLIHLTPTQVKIWFQNHRYKCKRQAKEKAMADIGSQHQQNSPKRVSVPSLVNKDCKAENGSALVSSSNNGGGPIGASSAGGGDNSCSTTLGTQPSPSSVGCRDDDCTPSPGPTSSGLMGVAPPSHHSHHPHHPHHHLAAHLSQSQVGLHHAAAAAAAAEHHPSTSAMYLTSQALGSLGFHRQALMDTQSSSLHPYHPHHHHHHHHQHAQMQQAQQQQNSLSAYLPLHNGRW from the exons ATGTCCGTGAGTCCCAAGTACCGAACAAATTTCTCAGTCACTGACATTTTGAGCCCACTGGATGAAACCGTAGCTCTGCCTCCTCGTCCATTGAAACCTTATTCAATCGGTGAAGATTCGCAAAACTCGGATCTCCAACAGCTACAACAACCCAACGGCACCGGAACCGAATCCTACCTGCTGCTAAATTCGATCAGTAACTTGACGGACGGCAGtaataacaacaaatcaaTGAGTGTGCCAGTTTCAACTCCGTTCGGCGTCCATCAATTGGGAATGCATTCTTCCCATCCGCCTCCACCGCCGCCGCATTCGGGCGGCGGTCACATTCCGGCCACGACGTCAGCTTTTACCACGACATCCGGGTCTCAGTACACTAATGGAGCATCGGAATTTTCCGCTTCGGCCTACGGAGTGTCTGGTGACGTCCGTGCCCCAACGGCTCCTTGGTACAGCACCAGCAGCGGGGATCCGCGGTTCGCAACCGATTACACCCTTTCCACCG TGAGTCGTCTTATGAGTTCGACTGCGCCATCCGTCAACATGAACATGGCCGGAATGAACATGACCGGTATGAACATGACGGGCATGAATATGAACATGTCCATGTCGGGAATCAGCGCGGCCTGCGGAATGACCAGCGAGCCCAAGCAGTGCGGCGTGCAATTTCCGCTTCACGCGCAGAGACGCAAACGGCGAGTTCTCTTCACGCAAGCCCAG gttTACGAATTGGAGAGGCGCTTCAAGCAGCAAAAATATCTATCGGCTCCTGAGCGAGAACATCTGGCCGGACTCATCCATTTGACTCCTACTCAG GTGAAAATTTGGTTCCAAAATCATCGCTACAAATGCAAGAGGCAGGCGAAAGAAAAGGCAATGGCTGATATTGGATCTCAACATCAACAG AACTCGCCCAAAAGAGTATCGGTTCCGTCACTGGTCAACAAGGATTGCAAGGCGGAAAACGGATCGGCTttggtcagcagcagcaacaacggaGGTGGGCCCATCGGGGCTTCGTCGGCCGGCGGCGGCGACAATTCCTGCAGCACAACTCTCGGGACTCAGCCGTCGCCGTCTTCGGTTGGTTGCCGCGATGACGATTGCACGCCGAGTCCAGGACCGACCTCCTCGGGTCTTATGGGCGTCGCTCCTCCAAGTCATCACTCTCATCATCCCCATCACCCACATCATCACCTAGCGGCTCACCTGTCCCAGTCGCAAGTAGGTCTGCATCACGCCGCAGCCGCAGCTGCCGCTGCCGAGCACCACCCAAGCACTTCGGCCATGTATCTGACCAGCCAGGCTCTCGGCTCGCTCGGCTTTCATCGCCAGGCATTGATGGACACTCAGTCGTCGTCGCTGCATCCCTATcatccccaccaccaccatcaccatcatcaccagcaCGCCCAAATGCAACAGgctcaacagcagcaaaacAGTTTGAGTGCGTACCTACCGCTGCACAATGGACGTTGGTAA
- the LOC124193070 gene encoding N-acetylgalactosaminyltransferase 7-like, with the protein MNIIQLRRSRLLRLITVLLLVACVLFFANQNPVANAVNSQDGHHKAKSRDVKKLSVFTPDKMGNFEPPIEAPRSGPGEGGKPHTLLPDQRNEASQSISEFGMNMVVSDEISLSRTISDTRTPECQHWSYPEDLPKASVVIVFHNEGWSTLLRTVQSVIDRSPPQFLEEVLLVDDFSEKAHLKRKLEDFIERYDGKVRLIRNKEREGLIRTRTRGAEEARGEVVLFLDAHCEVGLNWLPPLLYPIYLDRTTMTVPLIDGIDHENFEYRPVYQGETNFRGIFEWGMLYKENEVPEREAQTRTYNSEPYKAPTHAGGLFAIDRAYFLEIGAYDPGLLVWGGENFELSFKIWQCGGKILWVPCSRVGHVYRGFMPYTFGKLAANKKGSLITINYKRVIEVWFDDKYKEFFYTREPTARFLDMGNITQQLEMKKRLNCKSFAWFMEEVAYDVLDKYPELPANLHWGELRNTAARQCLDTMGHQPPSLMGISHCHGFGNNQLFRLNKAGQLGVGERCVNADSQGVKLVVCRLGSVEGPWEYDETSKTLLHKVLKRCLAVHPQNNHLTLLPCDTANNYHRWEFREIQPK; encoded by the exons ATGAACATCATACAGTTGAGACGTTCACGGTTACTGAGACTTATTACTGTTTTGCTGCTGGTAGCATGTGTATTGTTCTTTGCTAATCAGAATCCAGTAGCGAATGCAGTGAACTCTCAAGATGGCCATCACAAG GCAAAATCCCGTGATGTTAAAAAACTGTCTGTCTTCACACCTgataaaatgggaaattttgAACCTCCTATAGAAGCTCCAAGATCAGGTCCAGGTGAAGGAGGAAAACCCCATACACTGCTTCCTGACCAAAGGAATGAGGCCAGTCAATCCATATCTGAATTTGGCATGAACATGGTGGTCTCTGATGAAATCAGTCTTTCAAGAACAATAAGTGACACAAGAACCCCAGA GTGTCAACATTGGAGTTATCCAGAAGATTTACCAAAAGCCAGTGTTGTCATAGTTTTTCACAATGAAGGATGGTCAACACTTCTACGAACTGTGCAGTCTGTTATTGATCGTTCCCCACCACAATTTCTGGAAGAAGTTTTGTTGGTTGATGACTTCAGTGAGAAAG CCCATTTAAAACGGAAACTGGAGGATTTCATAGAGAGATACGATGGAAAAGTCCGTCTCATTCGTAATAAGGAACGCGAAGGATTAATTAGAACACGAACTCGAGGAGCTGAGGAAGCTCGAGGAGAAGTTGTTCTATTTCTTGATGCACATTGTGAAGTGGGACTTAATTGGCTTCCTCCACTTCTGTACCCAATATATTTGGACAG AACTACCATGACTGTCCCGCTGATTGATGGAATCGATCACGAAAACTTTGAGTATAGGCCGGTATACCAAGGTGAAACTAACTTCCGGGGAATCTTTGAATGGGGAATGTTGTACAAGGAAAACGAAGTACCTGAAAGAGAGGCACAGACGAGGACTTATAATAGTGAACCGTACAA AGCTCCAACCCACGCAGGAGGCCTATTTGCTATCGACCGAGCGTATTTCCTCGAGATCGGAGCTTACGACCCTGGTCTCCTAGTGTGGGGAGGAGAAAATTTTGAGCTTTCATTTAAG ATTTGGCAGTGTGGCGGTAAAATTCTTTGGGTACCTTGTTCGCGTGTCGGTCATGTATACAGAGGTTTCATGCCTTACACTTTCGGCAAACTTGCTGCAAACAAGAAGGGTTCTCTCATCACCATC AATTATAAACGTGTGATCGAGGTGTGGTTTGACGATAAGTATAAAGAGTTCTTTTACACGCGTGAACCGACGGCCCGCTTCCTTGATATGGGCAACATTACACAGCAGTTAGAAATGAAGAAACGATTAAATTGCAAGAGTTTCGCGTGGTTTATGGAAGAGGTAGCCTATGATGTGCTGGATAAGTATCCTGAACTTCCAGCTAATCTACATTGGGGTGAA CTCCGTAATACAGCTGCGCGTCAGTGCTTGGATACCATGGGTCATCAACCCCCAAGTTTGATGGGGATTTCTCATTGTCATGGTTTTGGCAACAATCAG CTATTCCGCTTGAATAAAGCCGGGCAATTGGGTGTAGGTGAGCGATGTGTCAATGCAGACAGTCAAGGTGTTAAGCTGGTCGTTTGTCGTCTTGGAAGCGTTGAAGGCCCTTGGGAGTATGACGAG ACTTCGAAAACGCTGTTGCATAAGGTGCTGAAGCGATGTTTGGCTGTCCATCCACAGAACAATCATTTGACGCTGCTTCCGTGTGACACTGCCAACAACTACCATCGTTGGGAATTTCGTGAGATCCAGCCAAAATGA